Proteins encoded by one window of Terriglobales bacterium:
- a CDS encoding RNA chaperone Hfq, translating into QKKSKAAPPEETGMEGSYLKALGEKQTPVTVKLAGGESIRGWIEYYDANMIRLTREHAPNLFIYKHEIVYIAEDNGRRGRL; encoded by the coding sequence CAAAAAAAATCCAAGGCTGCTCCACCCGAAGAGACTGGCATGGAAGGTTCTTACCTGAAGGCGCTTGGCGAGAAACAAACGCCCGTAACGGTGAAGCTTGCAGGTGGAGAATCAATCCGTGGCTGGATCGAGTATTACGACGCCAATATGATCCGGCTGACGCGCGAGCATGCTCCCAATCTTTTCATCTATAAGCACGAGATCGTCTACATCGCCGAAGACAACGGACGCCGAGGGCGTCTGTGA
- a CDS encoding inositol monophosphatase family protein, translating into MSSQHPDYINTASEIARRAGALLLEYLDRGVKTEYKGVGTVDVVTEADRASEKLIVESLRAAFPSHGIVGEEGSRSQSSSDCLWYVDPLDGTTNFAHGFPVFCVSLGLARNNEVIAGVVYDPTRNELFAAERGSGATLNGEAIRVSKARTLGESLLGTGFPSKKRHLNPNIHFYHQLTLKSHGLRRAGSAALDLACVASGRYDGYWEFNLNAWDTSAGALLVEEAGGKLTHVDGTRFDVAVSRDVLATNGLIHTELMSEMQAIMRGRVEPLPSPTEFAKSHLG; encoded by the coding sequence GTGAGCAGCCAACATCCCGATTACATCAACACCGCTTCTGAAATCGCGCGCCGTGCCGGCGCGCTGCTGCTCGAGTATTTGGACCGCGGCGTGAAGACCGAGTACAAGGGTGTGGGAACAGTGGACGTGGTAACAGAGGCCGACCGCGCTTCTGAGAAGCTCATTGTAGAGAGCCTTCGCGCCGCGTTTCCCAGTCATGGGATCGTAGGAGAGGAAGGATCGCGCTCCCAGAGCTCCAGCGACTGTCTCTGGTACGTCGATCCTCTCGATGGGACCACGAACTTCGCGCACGGCTTTCCTGTCTTCTGTGTCTCGCTCGGACTCGCGCGCAACAATGAAGTGATCGCCGGTGTTGTGTACGATCCGACGCGGAACGAACTCTTCGCTGCTGAGCGGGGAAGCGGTGCGACCTTGAATGGTGAAGCGATTCGCGTTTCCAAGGCCCGGACATTGGGCGAGAGTTTGTTGGGGACCGGATTTCCCAGTAAGAAACGCCATCTCAATCCGAACATCCACTTCTATCACCAGCTCACGCTCAAATCTCACGGATTACGTCGTGCCGGATCGGCTGCACTGGATCTCGCGTGCGTTGCCTCGGGTCGTTACGATGGCTATTGGGAATTCAATTTGAATGCGTGGGACACTTCGGCAGGCGCACTATTGGTGGAAGAGGCAGGGGGAAAGCTTACACATGTAGATGGAACCAGATTTGACGTCGCTGTAAGTCGCGACGTGCTGGCCACCAATGGACTTATTCACACAGAACTGATGAGTGAAATGCAGGCCATTATGAGAGGCCGCGTGGAACCGCTGCCTAGCCCAACTGAGTTCGC